One segment of Mus pahari chromosome 11, PAHARI_EIJ_v1.1, whole genome shotgun sequence DNA contains the following:
- the Bhmt gene encoding betaine--homocysteine S-methyltransferase 1: MAPVAGKKAKKGILERLNAGEVVIGDGGFVFALEKRGYVKAGPWTPEAAVEHPEAVRQLHREFLRAGSNVMQTFTFYASEDKLENRGNYVAEKISGQKVNEAACDIARQVADEGDALVAGGVSQTPSYLSCKSEMEVKKIFRQQLEVFMKKNVDFLIAEYFEHVEEAVWAVEALKASGKPVAATMCIGPEGDLHGVSPGECAVRLVKAGASIVGVNCHFDPSVSLQTVKLMKEGLEAARLKAYLMSQPLAYHTPDCGKQGFIDLPEFPFGLEPRVATRWDIQKYAREAYNLGVRYIGGCCGFEPYHIRAIAEELAPERGFLPPASEKHGSWGSGLDMHTKPWIRARARKEYWQNLRIASGRPYNPSMSRPDAWGVTKGAAELMQQKEATTEQQLRELFEKQKFKSAQ, translated from the exons ATGGCACCGGTTGCTGGCAAGAAGGCCAAGAAG GGGATCTTAGAACGCTTAAATGCTGGAGAAGTTGTGATTGGAGATGGAGGGTTTGTCTTTGCACTGGAAAAGAGGGGCTATGTCAAGGCTGGACCCTGGACCCCAGAGGCTGCCGTGGAGCACCCCGAGGCAG TTCGACAGCTTCATCGGGAGTTCCTCAGAGCTGGATCTAACGTCATGCAGACCTTCACTTTCTATGCAAGCGAAGACAAGCTGGAAAACAGAGGAAACTATGTGGCAGAGAAGATTTCT GGGCAGAAGGTCAACGAAGCTGCTTGTGACATTGCACGGCAAGTGGCTGACGAAGGAGACGCTTTGGTTGCCGGAGGTGTGAGCCAGACACCTTCATACCTTAGCTGCAAGAGTGAGATGGAAGTTAAAAAGATATTTCGCCAACAGCTAGAGGTGTTCATGAAGAAGAATGTGGACTTCCTCATTGCAGAG TATTTTGAACATGTTGAAGAAGCCGTGTGGGCGGTGGAAGCCTTAAAAGCATCCGGTAAGCCTGTGGCAGCTACCATGTGCATCGGGCCCGAAGGAGATCTGCATGGCGTGTCCCCTGGAGAGTGTGCCGTGCGTCTAGTGAAAGCAG GCGCCTCCATTGTCGGTGTGAACTGCCACTTCGACCCCAGCGTCAGCTTACAGACTGTGAAGCTCATGAAGGAGGGTTTGGAGGCTGCGCGGTTGAAAGCTTACCTGATGAGCCAGCCCCTGGCCTACCACACCCCTGACTGTGGCAAACAGGGGTTTATTGATCTCCCAGAATTCCCCTTTG GATTGGAACCCAGAGTTGCCACCAGATGGGATATTCAAAAATACGCCAGAGAGGCCTACAACCTGGGGGTCAGGTACATTGGCGGCTGCTGCGGATTTGAGCCCTACCACATCAGGGCGATTGCAGAGGAGCTGGCCCCAGAGAGGGGGTTTTTGCCACCGGCCTCAGAGAAACATGGCAGCTGGGGAAGTGGCTTGGACATGCACACCAAACCCTGGATCAGAGCAAG GGCCAGAAAGGAATACTGGCAGAATCTGCGAATAGCTTCCGGCAGGCCGTACAACCCTTCAATGTCCAGGCCAGATGCTTGGGGCGTGACCAAGGGAGCAGCCGAGCTGATGCAGCAGAAGGAGGCCACTACTGAGCAGCAGCTGAGGGAgctctttgaaaaacaaaaattcaagtcCGCACAGTAG